The Sulfurospirillum deleyianum DSM 6946 nucleotide sequence GAGTAGAAGTGGTGCATTAGATATGGCTTTTTACAAAGGCTTCCATCTCAAAGACAATCTCTTCGATGGTGCGTTCGCCATTGATTTTATGAAGGAGATTTTTTGCTCCGTAAAAGGCTTGAATACCAGCTAAAGGCTCTGTATAGACTTTCATACGGTTGTTGAAAACTTGAACGTTATCATCTGCTCCACGTGCACGACCTAAAACACGGTCACACGCTACTTGTTCACTCACTTCAACTTCAATAACAGAAACGAGTTTAACAGTTGTTTCATTCGCAAGAATAGCATCTAATGCTTTCATTTGCTCGTCTGAACGAGGAAAACCATCAATGAGAATAATATCTTTAGGACTGTTTTTAATAGCACCTACAATGGTGTTGATTACAATGTCCAAAGGTACAAGATTACCAGCACTGACATAAGAATCAATCGTTTTGCCTAGCTCACTGCCACTTGCGACTTCGTCACGAAGTAATTCGCCTGTTGAATAGTGTGCGATGGTTTCGCTGTTCTTTTCAGCAATCAAACTCGCATCGGTTGTTTTGCCACTGCCTGGTGCACCAATAATTAAAAACAGTTTTTTCATATAGTTTCTCCCTTATTTTGATTTTTCTCGAAGTCTAATACCTAAATCTCGAAGCTGGTCACTCTCCACTTCACTCGGTGCTCGTGTGAGTAGACATTGTGCTTTTTGGGTTTTTGGGAAGGCGATAACATCACGAATACTCTCACTTTTGGTAATAAGCATCATCATCCTATCCAAACCAATTGCCAAACCACCATGTGGAGGAGCGCCGTATTTTAAAGCATCCAGTAAGAATTCAAATTTTTCATGCGCCTCTTCATCATCAATGCCTAAAAGTTTGAATACTTTTTGTTGAATCTCTTTTTTGTGAATTCTAATACTTCCGCCACCCAGTTCCACACCGTTTAAGACGATATCATAGGCAATGGATTCCATCTCATCAATCGGGGTATTGTCGATATCTTTTGGCATGGTAAATGGATGGTGAAGCGCTTTTACTTTACCATTTTCAACTTCAAACATCTCAAAATCAACCACCCAAACAAACTCAAACACATCTTTAGGAATGATGTTCATTTGCTCCGCTAAAAAGATACGAAAGCGTCCCATATAATCTAAAACAACCTTCTTTTCACCTGCACCAAAGAAGATAGCATCGCCTACATGTAAATCTGCTGCATCCACAATTTTTTGCAAATCAGACTCTTCAAAGAATTTGGTTAAAGGACCTTTTAGCCCATCTTCTTTCATTTGAAAATAGCCTAAGCCTTGTGCGCCAAATTTGCGAACATATTCTTCAAAACTTTGCATTTGGCGTTTTGAGAAGATGTTATCGCCATTAGGAACTTTGAGTGCTTTAATGCGGTTTTTCTTTGTATCTTTGGCAATGTTGCTGAAAATCTCATTTTTACAGTTTGCAAAAATATCGATGACGTCAATCATGCTAAGGTCATAACGAAGGTCTGGTTTGTCTGAGCCGTATTTTTCCATCGCTTCTTTAAAACGAATACGATTAAAGGGGATGCTAATTTCATAACCGCAGGCTTTAAAGACATCACGTAAAAGATTTTCGGTTACTTTCATGACATCTTCTTGGTTACAAAAGCTCATCTCAATATCAATTTGGGTAAATTCAGGTTGACGATCCGCTCGTAAGTCTTCATCACGAAAACATTTTGCTACTTGAAAGTAGCGATCAAAACCCGCACACATTAAAAGTTGTTTGAAAAGCTGAGGGGATTGAGGAAGGGCGTAAAATTCTCCATTGTGAACACGGCTTGGTACGAGATAATCCCGTGCACCCTCAGGCGTGGATTTGGTCAAAATAGGCGTTTCAACTTCTAAAAAGCCTTGGGCATCCAAAGAGTTTCTCACCGCAACCGTAGCTTTGCTTCTCAGTTTAAAGATTTCATAGGCTTTGGCATTACGAAGGTCTAAATAACGATATTTAAGACGAACATCCTCTCCAACATTGTTATCTCCAATCACAAAAGGAACCGTTTCACTGGCATTTTCAACAATCAGTTCATCGACCACAATTTCGATTTTGCCTGTTTTAAGGCGTGGATTTTCTAATCCTTCACCTCTGGCTCTCACACGGCCTTTTGCTTTAAGCACAAATTCATCTCTGATAGATGAAGCAATTTCATGCGCTTTTGTGCTATCTTCTGGGTCACACACCAGTTGTACAAGCCCTGACTTGTCACGAAGGTCAATAAAAATGACACCACCGTGATCTCTATGACTATTTGCCCAACCACACACTTCTACAATCTCGCCAATGTTGGCGACATCTAAATCTGTACAATAATGACTTCTCAATGTTGATTCCTAAATAAAGGGCGAAAATTTCATCCCTTTTGGTTGTCGTTTTTAAAGGACAGAGTATAGCTAAAAGTAGCTTTTCTTTACTTTATTTAGACTATCTTGTTATCTTTTGTGGTACAATCATTCCTAAATCGCTAAAAAATATCTCTATTTTGGGGGAACATGTATCCTTTTCTTTCTATCTTCGAACTTTTGTTATTGGGCATAGGTGCTCTTTTTTTGGTTCTTTCGCTGACGCCTATTAAGCAACTTATTGAAGAGTTTCCTGCTGGAAAATTAAAAGAAAAATGGCATTTGTTGCGCTTGCTTGTTTTCCTTTTTATTGGGGGATATCTTCTTTTTGGAATACTTCTTTTACGCTTTCGTCCTTCGCTTGAACTCCTCTCTTTAGTTCCTGTTACTATTTTGTTTTTAGGGGGTATTTTGTCTTTTTTGTAGGGCAATTAGCGTTTAAAACCACAAACGATGTGAAGGATTTGGCGGTGTTAAAGCAAGAGAGCATCACCGATGGATTAACAGGGCTTCGTAATAGACGCTATTTTGATCAGCGTATCAGTGAAGAAGTCGCCCTTTCTAGGCGGTATAAACTCCCCTTAACCTTGATGCTTGTGGATGTGGATCATTTTAAAAAAATCAACGATACTTACGGGCATACGGTGGGTGATGAAGTGCTTAAAAAACTTTCACAGATTATTTTAAGTGTGGTAAGAGACAGCGATATTGTGGCACGTTATGGTGGTGAAGAGATTGTGATTATTACGCCTAATACCACGAAAGAAGATGCGGGTATTTTAGCCGAGCGCTTACGTGAGAAGGTAGAGCAAACCAAAGTAGCGACGATTGCGACCACGCAAGAAGTGGTTCAAGTGACAATTAGTATTGGGGTGTGTGCGCTAAGTGCTGTGATTACAGATCAAGAAGCCTTGTTAGAAGAGAGTGATCAAGCACTTTATTTAGCCAAAAAATATGGTAGAAATAGGGTGGTAATCAGTAATTGGTAAAGAGGAGAGAACTCCTCTTTTAAGGTTACATACGAATAAGACGTGTGACGATTTGGTCAATGCTATCCGCAAAAAGAGCGTATAAAAAGGGTTCTAAATCTTTAGAATTAAAAGAAGGTGCCATCCATTTGCTTCCTTTTTGGCGGAAGTTTTGGGTAATCATCTCATCACCTTTACGTACAATTACCTCTATTTCAATTTCGCCTTTGAGATTGGCATCAAAGTTTTTGTCATTGTAAACGAGTTCAATATCTTTAATCGCTACTTCGACAACAAACGTTGCTTCGCTTTTGGTGGCGTCGGTATTAAATCCTGCGAGATTCAAGGCATAGCCTAGCCCTTCTGTGTACTTTTCTGCAAAATTTTCATTGCTCAAAAAGTGAATGGTATCGCCACCTTTTTGATCAATGTAGCCAATCACATTCTTCTTTACCCGTAAATCTTTCACACTACGCAGATAGATGGTTTTGTGATCTCGTGCAAGAGGACCTTTGTATTCTGATTTGTAAGACGCGAGGGTCAATGGTTCATTTTTATACGCACATCCGCTAAAAAGTAGCAGGGAAAGAGCGATAAAAAAGAGGCGTTTCATGATGGTTTCTCCTTGGATTTTGAACTCTTGGAAAGTTCGTATTGAGGGCGAATTATAGCATAATCGTTGATTAATAAAAGACACGCTAGAATGAAATCATGAAAATAACTCATCATACTCATCCTTTAACGACTATTAAAACTGTAGGACTTGTTTGCAAGCCTAATGATACTTCCTTACTTGCGTATGTCTGCGAGATTCAAAGCGCCTTAAAACGCCATGGTGTGCAGATGCTCATAGAGGAGAAGAGTGCGCATATGTTAGCAATGGACGGTGTCTCTTTTGAGCATATGTGCCTTCAAAGTGATTTGCTTATCTCTTTAGGTGGCGATGGAACATTGATTTCGCTCTGCCGTAGAAGCTTTGCGTATCACAAACCTGTTTTGGGTATTCATGCGGGGCAGTTAGGATTTTTAACGGATATTCAGACCGATGAAATGAGTCATTTTATTGAGGGACTGTTTAACGGGAATTATCGTATTGATACACGCATGATGCTGGAAATTTCTTTACATGTAAAAGGTAAAATTGAGAAAATTGTTGCTTTTAATGACATTGTTCTCTCCCGCTCTAAAATTTCCCATATGAGTACGATTAAAGCGTATGTCGATGGAAAGTTATTTAACTCTTATTATGGTGATGGGTTGATTGTCTCAACACCGACAGGCTCAACCGCTTACAATCTCTCCGCCGGAGGTCCTGTGGTCTATCCTTTGACGGAAGCTTTAATTTTAACACCGATTTGCCCTCATTCACTCTCTCAAAGACCGCTGGTGTTACCTGTTGATTTTGAAATTGCGTTTGAGAGTGATGGTGATACGGTGATTGTGGTGGATGGTCAAGATACGTATCAGATGAATGAGATTGAGCGAGTGTGTGTGCGTAGTGCTAAACAAGGCGCACAGTTAATTCATAGTTTAGATCGAGATTATTTTGATATTTTGAAAAAGAAATTGCATTGGGGGCATCTGTGATAGAGCGATTGTTGATTAAAAACCATCTTTCGTTTGAGGCGTGCGACATTGAATTTACAAAGGGTTTGGTAGTTTTTACGGGACCTAGTGGTGCTGGAAAATCAGTCTTACTGAATGGCTTACTCTCTTTATTTGGGTATGGAGATGTGCAAGCAGATATGATTGAAGCGAGTGTCGATAAAGCTCTTAATCTTGAGGCGTTTGGTATTGAAGAGGCGAATCCTAATATTTTTAAAGCTTTAAAAGCAAAAAACGCGCGTTATTTTATCAATGCGCAAGCGGTTTCTAAAAAAGGGATGATGGATATCTCCAAAGGGTGTGTGAATTATCTCTCCATTAAAGATAACAGTGAGTTTGAAAACAGCCGTCTTTTAAAGCTTTTAGATGGGGTTAGTGTGAGAGAAGAGCCTTTACATGTAAAGAATGTGGAAGCGTTTGAAGCCCTATATCTCTCCTATAAAACGCTCAAAGAAGAATTAGAAACGATTGAGGCAGAAGAGAAGAAAGTGGAAGACTTAAAAGAGTTTGCTCGCTTTGAAATCGCTAAAATTGATGAGGTTGCTCCTAAAATTGGAGAGGATGAAGAGCTTTTAAGTTTTAAAAAATCACTTTCAAAAAAAGAAAAAATTGAACAAGCAATGCATAAAGCAGGTGAGATTTTTAGTTTAGAAAGCAGCGTCAATGATGTTTTAAGTCTCATTGAAGCGGATAGCGC carries:
- a CDS encoding adenylate kinase; this encodes MKKLFLIIGAPGSGKTTDASLIAEKNSETIAHYSTGELLRDEVASGSELGKTIDSYVSAGNLVPLDIVINTIVGAIKNSPKDIILIDGFPRSDEQMKALDAILANETTVKLVSVIEVEVSEQVACDRVLGRARGADDNVQVFNNRMKVYTEPLAGIQAFYGAKNLLHKINGERTIEEIVFEMEAFVKSHI
- the aspS gene encoding aspartate--tRNA ligase; protein product: MRSHYCTDLDVANIGEIVEVCGWANSHRDHGGVIFIDLRDKSGLVQLVCDPEDSTKAHEIASSIRDEFVLKAKGRVRARGEGLENPRLKTGKIEIVVDELIVENASETVPFVIGDNNVGEDVRLKYRYLDLRNAKAYEIFKLRSKATVAVRNSLDAQGFLEVETPILTKSTPEGARDYLVPSRVHNGEFYALPQSPQLFKQLLMCAGFDRYFQVAKCFRDEDLRADRQPEFTQIDIEMSFCNQEDVMKVTENLLRDVFKACGYEISIPFNRIRFKEAMEKYGSDKPDLRYDLSMIDVIDIFANCKNEIFSNIAKDTKKNRIKALKVPNGDNIFSKRQMQSFEEYVRKFGAQGLGYFQMKEDGLKGPLTKFFEESDLQKIVDAADLHVGDAIFFGAGEKKVVLDYMGRFRIFLAEQMNIIPKDVFEFVWVVDFEMFEVENGKVKALHHPFTMPKDIDNTPIDEMESIAYDIVLNGVELGGGSIRIHKKEIQQKVFKLLGIDDEEAHEKFEFLLDALKYGAPPHGGLAIGLDRMMMLITKSESIRDVIAFPKTQKAQCLLTRAPSEVESDQLRDLGIRLREKSK
- a CDS encoding GGDEF domain-containing protein; this encodes MLKQESITDGLTGLRNRRYFDQRISEEVALSRRYKLPLTLMLVDVDHFKKINDTYGHTVGDEVLKKLSQIILSVVRDSDIVARYGGEEIVIITPNTTKEDAGILAERLREKVEQTKVATIATTQEVVQVTISIGVCALSAVITDQEALLEESDQALYLAKKYGRNRVVISNW
- a CDS encoding YajG family lipoprotein, encoding MKRLFFIALSLLLFSGCAYKNEPLTLASYKSEYKGPLARDHKTIYLRSVKDLRVKKNVIGYIDQKGGDTIHFLSNENFAEKYTEGLGYALNLAGFNTDATKSEATFVVEVAIKDIELVYNDKNFDANLKGEIEIEVIVRKGDEMITQNFRQKGSKWMAPSFNSKDLEPFLYALFADSIDQIVTRLIRM
- a CDS encoding NAD(+) kinase, whose product is MKITHHTHPLTTIKTVGLVCKPNDTSLLAYVCEIQSALKRHGVQMLIEEKSAHMLAMDGVSFEHMCLQSDLLISLGGDGTLISLCRRSFAYHKPVLGIHAGQLGFLTDIQTDEMSHFIEGLFNGNYRIDTRMMLEISLHVKGKIEKIVAFNDIVLSRSKISHMSTIKAYVDGKLFNSYYGDGLIVSTPTGSTAYNLSAGGPVVYPLTEALILTPICPHSLSQRPLVLPVDFEIAFESDGDTVIVVDGQDTYQMNEIERVCVRSAKQGAQLIHSLDRDYFDILKKKLHWGHL